A single window of Paenibacillus sp. SYP-B4298 DNA harbors:
- a CDS encoding L7Ae/L30e/S12e/Gadd45 family ribosomal protein yields MAMRAGKLVTGDETVLKAVRGGKAKLVLVAGDASDNTKKKFRDKCNSYNVAMVVALDRESIGVAIGKAERVLVAVTDQGFASMIESGLKSITEVEYID; encoded by the coding sequence ATGGCGATGCGGGCCGGGAAGCTGGTAACTGGAGATGAGACCGTATTAAAGGCCGTGCGCGGAGGAAAAGCGAAGCTGGTCCTAGTGGCTGGAGACGCTTCGGATAATACGAAGAAGAAGTTTCGTGATAAGTGCAATTCTTACAACGTTGCTATGGTAGTTGCTTTGGATAGAGAATCAATCGGTGTAGCTATTGGCAAAGCCGAGAGAGTGCTCGTTGCCGTAACCGACCAGGGCTTTGCATCTATGATTGAGAGCGGGCTAAAGTCTATAACGGAGGTGGAGTATATTGACTAA
- the rnpM gene encoding RNase P modulator RnpM, translating into MKPRKIPLRKCVACQEMKPKKELIRVVRTPSDETLIDLTGKKAGRGAYLCGTVACFKLAKKSKALDRALKVTVQPEIYDQLEQDFILVQDEFERSKGLPD; encoded by the coding sequence ATGAAGCCTAGAAAAATACCGCTTCGCAAATGTGTAGCCTGCCAGGAAATGAAGCCGAAGAAAGAACTGATCCGCGTGGTTCGCACGCCATCGGATGAGACATTAATTGATCTGACTGGCAAGAAGGCCGGGCGTGGCGCTTACTTGTGCGGGACGGTCGCTTGCTTCAAGCTTGCGAAGAAGAGCAAGGCGCTTGATCGTGCGCTGAAGGTAACCGTCCAGCCGGAAATCTATGATCAGCTTGAACAGGATTTCATTCTCGTTCAGGATGAATTTGAACGAAGCAAGGGGCTGCCGGATTGA
- the nusA gene encoding transcription termination factor NusA produces MSMDFIEALSEIEREKGISKDVLIEAIEAALISSYKRNFNTAQNVRVDINRFTGVIKVYARKTVVEEVLDSRLEISVEAAREINPHYHLDDIAEIEVTPRDFGRIAAQTAKQVVTQRIREAERGLIYNAFIDKEEDIVNGIVQRQDTRNLFVDLGKVEAVLPLTELMPTDKFKHGDRVKSFITKVENTTKGPQIILSRTHPGLLKRLFELEVPEIYDGVVEIRSVAREAGFRSKIAVHSRNEEVDPVGSCVGPKGLRVQTIVTELKGEKIDIVRWSESVEEYVANALSPSKVLEVIVFEQEKMARVIVPDYQLSLAIGIKGQNARLAAKLTGWKIDIKSETQAEQEYGRPRTEGDAMHQDSVSID; encoded by the coding sequence ATGAGCATGGATTTTATTGAAGCGTTATCGGAAATTGAAAGAGAGAAGGGGATCAGCAAGGACGTGCTGATCGAGGCAATAGAAGCGGCTCTTATTTCCAGCTATAAACGCAATTTTAACACGGCGCAAAATGTTCGGGTTGATATTAACCGCTTCACCGGTGTGATCAAGGTCTATGCTCGCAAGACGGTTGTGGAGGAAGTGCTAGACTCCAGGCTGGAAATATCGGTAGAGGCGGCGCGTGAGATCAACCCCCACTATCATCTGGATGATATTGCCGAGATTGAGGTTACGCCTCGTGATTTCGGCCGGATTGCGGCGCAGACAGCGAAGCAGGTCGTCACCCAGCGCATCAGAGAAGCCGAGCGCGGTCTGATCTACAATGCCTTCATCGATAAAGAGGAAGACATCGTGAATGGCATCGTGCAGCGTCAGGATACGCGCAACCTGTTTGTCGATCTGGGCAAGGTGGAGGCGGTGCTGCCGCTGACCGAGCTGATGCCGACTGACAAGTTCAAGCATGGCGACCGCGTCAAATCGTTTATTACCAAGGTGGAGAATACGACCAAGGGGCCGCAGATTATTCTCTCCCGCACGCATCCGGGCTTGCTGAAGCGGTTGTTCGAGCTTGAAGTGCCGGAGATCTATGACGGCGTGGTCGAAATTCGCTCCGTAGCGCGCGAAGCTGGCTTCCGCTCGAAGATTGCGGTTCATTCCCGCAATGAAGAGGTGGATCCGGTCGGATCCTGCGTGGGACCTAAGGGTCTGCGCGTGCAGACGATTGTCACGGAGCTTAAGGGCGAGAAGATCGATATTGTACGCTGGTCGGAATCGGTAGAGGAATATGTAGCCAATGCGCTCAGCCCATCCAAGGTACTGGAGGTGATCGTCTTCGAGCAAGAGAAGATGGCGCGTGTCATCGTACCGGACTATCAGTTGTCTCTGGCGATCGGGATTAAGGGGCAGAATGCCCGCCTGGCAGCCAAGCTGACCGGATGGAAGATCGATATTAAGAGCGAGACCCAGGCAGAGCAGGAGTATGGCCGTCCCCGGACGGAAGGAGACGCCATGCATCAGGATTCCGTCTCGATCGACTAG
- the rimP gene encoding ribosome maturation factor RimP, producing MSTSDIKTVVEGMLQPFLDEHGFELVDIEYVKEGGSWFLRVFADKEGGIDIDECGKISEYLSEQLDQNDPIQDAYFLEVSSPGAERPLKKAEDVRAAVGEYVFITTYEPVNKLKEFEGWLRSFDGEEVVVEVGRKQHAIPYSKVASARLAIQF from the coding sequence TTGAGCACATCCGACATTAAAACCGTAGTCGAGGGCATGCTGCAGCCGTTTCTGGATGAACATGGCTTTGAGTTGGTCGATATTGAATATGTCAAGGAGGGCGGGAGCTGGTTTCTCCGTGTCTTTGCGGACAAGGAGGGCGGCATTGATATTGATGAATGCGGCAAAATCAGCGAATATCTGAGCGAACAGTTGGATCAGAATGATCCGATACAGGACGCTTATTTCCTTGAAGTCTCCTCGCCTGGCGCCGAGCGGCCGCTGAAGAAAGCAGAGGATGTTCGCGCAGCGGTGGGAGAATATGTATTTATTACCACCTATGAGCCTGTGAACAAGTTGAAGGAGTTCGAAGGCTGGCTTCGGTCGTTCGATGGCGAAGAAGTGGTCGTTGAGGTCGGAAGGAAGCAGCATGCGATTCCTTATTCGAAGGTCGCAAGCGCTCGTCTGGCTATCCAATTTTAA
- a CDS encoding PolC-type DNA polymerase III produces the protein MNKPGEKRLRFELLMKQAELPQAFIESFYSDGEIDKVLVSQTNRHWTFHIHKPSLVPLEAYVRFTQTVKERFAHIAEVDFITEYGQQVQTGELVEAYWPLFVEYAQREMASVNGWLSRAQLGLEQGMLYLALQGDAVLNMARMKKIDEAASGFFSRHFRRSFPLKLRVAEAEANAEQLERFEQRKQQEEREIIEQMMAYVPEEEAPDDGEEVRLVVGYDIREEPTPIMQIQEEEKKITVQGTIFGLDVKELRNGSTLFTFNLTDFSDSLAMKMFAKTKEDLKVLSLLANGKWVKARGRVEYDRFMQEPELVMMPSDLHEVKAPRERMDEAEEKRVEFHLHSTMSTMDAVTPIDAYIKTAAKWGHPAIAVTDHSNVQCYPDAFKNGKKNGIKVLFGVEANVVNDSVPMVLNPRQEPLAEAQYIVFDIETTGLSIINNKIIELAGVKMVDGKEIDRFETFINPHERIPYHIQQLTSITDDMVADAPELEPKLREFIDFIGDSVLVAHNARFDIGFIQAACKRIGLPELTNPVLDTLELARFLHPTMKNHRLNTLADKYKISLENHHRAVDDSLALGGILYGLIKDAAERSITGLHQLNDYVGLDLSNSRPFHCNIYATNATGKKNLFKLISLSHTKHFKRVACIPKSKLTELREGLLVISGCEKGEFFETVLNKTVEEAEEVADFYDVLEIQPIDFYMHLVEKGLVGSRAEIEQAHRRIVQIGEKLDKPVIATGNVHYLHPRDKMFRDITIHGITGFSPLKDQRKPDAHFRTTKEMLEEFAFLGEQKAYEVVVTNTVQLAERFEPFEMFPDKLFTPNIEGADEEIRTKCYETAKAMYNEPLPDVVVQRLEKELVPIIKYGFSANYLISERLVKKSNEDGYLVGSRGSVGSSVVATFLGISEVNPLPAHYLCKNKECRHSEWFLDGSVPSGFDLPDKLCPHCGQPMKGEGQDIPFETFLGFKGDKVPDIDLNFSGEYQPHAHNYTKVLFGEKSVFRAGTIGTVAEKTAFGFAKKYEEHQGRKWRGAELSRLASGCTGVKRSTGQHPGGIVVVPDYMEVEDITPVQYPADDTSAEWKTTHFDYHAFDANLLKLDILGHDDPTMMRMLQDLTGIDPTTIPMNDPKVMSLFNSTDALGVSPEQIRTPVATYGVPEMGTKFVRQMLQETQPSSFADLLQISGLSHGTGVWLGNAQELIKNNTCNIKTVIGCRDDIMLFLIYKAGMDAGLAFKITESVRKGKGLTPEWIEEMKRCKVPQWYIDSCLKIEYMFPKAHAAAYVISAVRTAFFKLYHPIAYYATYFTVRAEDFDLELLCQGYDAILKRLIEIENKGFQALPKEKAMISILEMALEMTARGFSFKPIDLYRSDATKFIIDGDSLIPPFAAIGGIGDNAARNIAASREQGEYLSIEDFQQRSKASKTIVEMLGSMGCFRGLPESNQLSLF, from the coding sequence AGACTTCATTACCGAATACGGGCAGCAGGTGCAGACTGGCGAGTTGGTCGAGGCCTACTGGCCGCTGTTTGTCGAGTATGCTCAACGCGAGATGGCCTCTGTCAACGGCTGGCTGAGCCGCGCCCAGCTTGGACTGGAGCAGGGAATGCTGTATCTGGCGCTGCAGGGGGACGCGGTGCTCAATATGGCGCGCATGAAGAAGATTGACGAGGCGGCCTCCGGCTTCTTCTCCCGGCATTTTCGCCGCAGCTTCCCGCTCAAGCTGCGTGTTGCCGAAGCGGAGGCAAATGCGGAGCAGCTTGAGCGCTTCGAGCAGCGCAAGCAGCAGGAGGAACGGGAAATCATCGAGCAGATGATGGCTTATGTACCGGAGGAGGAAGCACCGGATGACGGCGAGGAGGTGCGGCTCGTTGTCGGCTATGACATTCGCGAGGAGCCGACGCCGATCATGCAGATCCAGGAGGAAGAGAAGAAGATTACGGTGCAAGGCACAATCTTCGGGCTGGACGTCAAGGAGCTGCGCAATGGAAGTACCCTCTTCACCTTCAACCTGACCGATTTCTCCGACTCGCTGGCGATGAAGATGTTCGCCAAGACGAAAGAGGATCTCAAGGTGCTCAGCTTGCTTGCCAATGGCAAATGGGTGAAGGCGCGCGGTCGCGTCGAATACGACCGTTTCATGCAGGAGCCGGAGCTGGTTATGATGCCTAGCGATCTGCATGAGGTGAAGGCTCCGCGTGAACGAATGGATGAAGCAGAGGAGAAGCGGGTCGAGTTCCATCTGCATTCGACGATGAGCACGATGGATGCCGTTACGCCGATCGACGCTTATATTAAGACGGCAGCCAAGTGGGGACATCCGGCCATCGCCGTCACGGATCATAGCAATGTGCAATGTTATCCAGACGCCTTCAAGAATGGCAAGAAGAACGGCATCAAGGTGCTGTTCGGCGTGGAAGCCAACGTGGTGAATGATTCGGTGCCGATGGTGCTGAATCCGCGGCAGGAGCCATTGGCTGAAGCGCAGTATATTGTCTTCGATATTGAGACGACGGGCTTGTCGATCATCAATAACAAAATTATCGAACTGGCGGGCGTGAAGATGGTGGATGGCAAGGAAATCGACCGTTTCGAGACGTTCATTAACCCGCACGAGAGGATTCCTTACCATATTCAGCAGTTGACCAGCATTACGGATGATATGGTGGCGGATGCGCCAGAGCTGGAGCCGAAGCTGCGTGAATTCATTGATTTTATCGGCGATTCGGTGCTGGTCGCTCACAATGCTCGCTTTGATATTGGCTTCATCCAGGCGGCATGCAAAAGGATCGGCCTGCCCGAGCTGACGAACCCGGTGCTGGATACGTTGGAGCTTGCCCGCTTCCTCCATCCTACAATGAAAAACCATCGGCTCAATACATTGGCTGACAAGTACAAGATTAGTCTCGAGAACCACCACCGCGCGGTGGATGACTCTCTGGCGCTGGGCGGCATTCTCTATGGACTGATCAAGGATGCGGCAGAGCGCAGCATTACCGGCCTTCACCAGCTCAACGATTATGTCGGATTGGATCTATCCAACTCCCGTCCGTTCCACTGCAATATTTATGCCACGAATGCGACAGGCAAAAAGAATCTGTTCAAGCTGATCTCGCTGTCGCATACCAAGCATTTCAAGCGTGTCGCCTGCATTCCCAAAAGCAAGCTGACGGAGCTGCGCGAGGGATTGCTGGTCATCTCTGGCTGTGAGAAGGGCGAATTTTTTGAGACGGTGCTCAACAAGACCGTGGAGGAAGCGGAGGAGGTCGCTGACTTCTACGATGTGCTGGAGATTCAGCCGATCGACTTCTACATGCATCTGGTCGAGAAGGGACTGGTCGGCAGCCGTGCGGAGATTGAGCAGGCGCATCGCCGTATTGTACAGATCGGGGAGAAGCTGGACAAGCCCGTCATTGCGACAGGCAATGTTCACTATCTGCATCCGCGGGACAAGATGTTCCGCGATATTACGATTCACGGCATCACCGGCTTCAGTCCGCTCAAGGATCAGCGCAAGCCGGATGCGCATTTTCGCACGACGAAGGAGATGCTCGAGGAGTTCGCCTTTCTCGGGGAGCAGAAGGCATATGAGGTGGTCGTAACGAACACCGTTCAGCTCGCAGAGCGGTTCGAGCCGTTCGAGATGTTCCCTGACAAGCTGTTCACGCCGAACATCGAGGGAGCGGACGAGGAGATTCGCACCAAATGCTACGAGACGGCGAAGGCGATGTATAACGAGCCGCTGCCGGATGTCGTGGTGCAGCGACTGGAGAAGGAGCTGGTGCCGATCATCAAGTACGGCTTCTCGGCGAACTATCTGATCTCGGAGCGGCTGGTGAAGAAGTCCAATGAAGACGGCTATCTGGTTGGCTCCCGCGGCTCTGTCGGCTCTTCGGTCGTCGCGACCTTCCTCGGCATCTCCGAGGTAAATCCGCTGCCCGCGCACTATCTGTGCAAAAACAAGGAGTGCCGCCACAGCGAATGGTTCCTCGATGGCAGTGTCCCGAGCGGCTTTGACTTGCCAGATAAGCTGTGCCCTCATTGCGGCCAGCCGATGAAGGGAGAGGGGCAGGACATCCCGTTCGAGACGTTCCTCGGCTTCAAGGGAGATAAGGTTCCCGATATTGACTTGAACTTCTCGGGAGAATACCAGCCTCATGCGCATAACTACACGAAGGTGCTGTTCGGGGAGAAGAGTGTTTTCCGCGCCGGCACGATCGGCACGGTGGCAGAGAAGACGGCGTTTGGCTTTGCCAAAAAATATGAGGAGCATCAAGGGCGCAAATGGCGTGGCGCTGAGCTAAGCCGGCTCGCCTCCGGCTGTACGGGTGTCAAGCGCAGCACCGGACAGCATCCGGGCGGCATTGTCGTCGTTCCCGACTATATGGAGGTTGAGGACATCACGCCTGTGCAGTACCCCGCAGACGATACGAGCGCGGAATGGAAGACGACCCATTTTGACTATCATGCCTTTGATGCGAATCTGCTCAAGCTTGATATTCTGGGCCATGATGACCCGACAATGATGCGGATGCTGCAGGATCTGACCGGTATCGATCCGACGACGATTCCGATGAATGATCCGAAGGTGATGAGTCTGTTCAACTCAACCGATGCGCTGGGCGTCTCGCCTGAGCAGATTCGAACCCCGGTTGCGACCTACGGGGTGCCGGAGATGGGCACGAAGTTCGTGCGGCAGATGCTGCAGGAGACACAGCCATCCTCCTTCGCCGACCTGTTGCAAATCTCCGGCCTGTCTCATGGCACCGGGGTGTGGCTCGGCAATGCGCAAGAGCTGATCAAGAATAATACATGCAATATTAAGACGGTCATTGGCTGTCGCGACGACATTATGCTATTTCTGATCTACAAGGCAGGCATGGACGCTGGACTGGCGTTCAAAATTACGGAGAGCGTGCGGAAGGGCAAGGGACTGACGCCAGAGTGGATCGAGGAGATGAAGCGGTGCAAGGTGCCGCAATGGTATATTGACTCCTGTCTCAAGATCGAGTACATGTTCCCGAAGGCGCATGCTGCGGCGTATGTTATCTCTGCGGTGCGTACCGCCTTCTTCAAGCTCTATCATCCGATCGCCTACTATGCAACTTACTTCACTGTGCGTGCCGAGGATTTTGATCTCGAGCTGCTGTGCCAGGGGTATGATGCCATATTGAAGCGCCTGATCGAGATTGAGAACAAAGGATTTCAGGCGCTGCCGAAGGAGAAGGCGATGATCTCGATACTCGAGATGGCGCTGGAGATGACGGCGCGCGGGTTTTCCTTCAAGCCGATCGATCTATATCGCTCTGACGCGACGAAGTTCATCATCGACGGTGATTCGCTCATTCCCCCATTTGCCGCAATCGGGGGCATCGGAGACAATGCGGCGCGCAACATTGCCGCGTCGCGGGAGCAGGGGGAGTATTTGTCGATCGAGGACTTCCAGCAGCGCTCCAAGGCAAGCAAGACCATCGTCGAAATGCTGGGCAGCATGGGCTGCTTCCGCGGCCTGCCGGAGTCTAACCAGCTATCGCTGTTCTGA